In the Helianthus annuus cultivar XRQ/B chromosome 11, HanXRQr2.0-SUNRISE, whole genome shotgun sequence genome, one interval contains:
- the LOC110890825 gene encoding uncharacterized protein LOC110890825: protein MHQKKSEPQIGTDSTGISSDFNPNPIISSSIGINFPHKSPVFHSISHSNNVNNNTSYQHHIKINDFELDPFGSPNKRPLFSHTRSPLLSNPFTKSPVLLNPLRNLSKTHCCTRFRNPKAAAFRLLGRFRTRIRLVLLLSLPGFYFLVSHPSRWLVVDFVSAFAFSSALLFSLNLALPRLPWIRLFPIKLYSSRRYLSVFWSIGLRRKGDKRAGAGCWVQAYSNGDVYEGEFDKGKCWGCGVYYYYMSGRYEGDWVDGKYDGYGMETWARGSRYRGQYVMGLRHGFGVYRFYTGDVYAGEWLNGQSHGCGVHTCEDGSRYVGEFKWGVKHGLGHYHFRNGDTYAGEYFADKMHGFGVYRFANGHRYEGTWHEGKRQGLGMYTFKNGETQSGHWQNGELDIPSSQSAMYPVSPVAVYHSKVLNAIQEARRAAEKAYDVAKVDERVSRAVAAANRAANAAKVAAVKAVQKQMHRMPNRDGLPIPMVQNFHHLSTRLSV from the exons ATGCATCAGAAGAAATCAGAACCTCAAATCGGAACAGATAGCACCGGTATTTCTTCCGATTTCAACCCCAATCCCATCATTTCATCTTCCATCGGTATTAATTTCCCTCATAAATCCCCTGTTTTTCACTCAATTTCTCATTCTAATAATGTTAATAATAACACTAGTTATCAACATCATATTAAAATTAACGATTTTGAACTTGACCCATTTGGTTCACCTAATAAAAGACCACTTTTTTCCCACACAAGATCACCTCTTTTGTCAAACCCTTTTACAAAATCACCTGTTTTGTTAAACCCTTTAAGGAATTTGTCAAAAACCCATTGTTGTACCCGGTTTCGGAACCCGAAAGCAGCTGCTTTTCGCCTTCTTGGCCGGTTTCGAACCCGTATTCGGTTGGTTTTGTTGCTGTCTCTTCCGGGTTTTTACTTCTTGGTTTCGCACCCGAGTCGTTGGTTGGTGGTTGATTTCGTATCGGCTTTTGCGTTTTCTAGTGCGTTGTTGTTTTCGCTGAATCTTGCTCTCCCTAGATTACCTTGGATTAGATTGTTCCCAATTAAGTTGTATTCGTCGAGACGGTATTTGTCTGTGTTTTGGTCGATCGGGTTGAGGCGAAAAGGGGATAAACGGGCAGGTGCGGGGTGTTGGGTGCAGGCGTATAGCAACGGGGATGTGTATGAAGGGGAGTTTGACAAGGGTAAGTGTTGGGGTTGTGGGGTGTATTACTACTACATGAGTGGGAGGTATGAGGGTGATTGGGTTGACGGGAAGTACGATGGTTATGGGATGGAGACGTGGGCGAGGGGTAGTCGGTATAGGGGGCAGTATGTGATGGGTTTGAGGCATGGGTTCGGTGTGTATAGGTTTTATACGGGTGATGTTTATGCGGGTGAATGGTTGAACGGTCAGAGTCATGGATGTGGAGTTCATACTTGCGAGGATGGTAGCCGTTATGTCGGAGAGTTCAAGTGGGGTGTTAAACATGGTCTTGGTCATTACCATTTTAG GAACGGAGATACATATGCAGGCGAATATTTTGCAGACAAGATGCACGGGTTTGGAGTGTATAGATTTGCAAACGGTCATAGATACGAAGGTACATGGCACGAAGGAAAAAGGCAAGGACTCGGTATGTACACTTTCAAAAACGGAGAGACCCAATCTGGCCACTGGCAAAACGGGGAGCTTGATATACCGAGCTCACAGAGTGCCATGTACCCTGTATCTCCCGTTGCGGTTTATCATTCTAAAGTGCTTAATGCAATTCAG GAAGCGCGAAGGGCTGCGGAGAAAGCGTATGATGTAGCCAAGGTTGATGAAAGAGTTAGTAGGGCGGTAGCAGCCGCTAATAGAGCTGCCAATGCTGCTAAGGTAGCTGCCGTAAAGGCGGTACAGAAACAGATGCATCGCATGCCTAACCGGGACGGGCTTCCTATCCCAATGGTTCAAAACTTTCATCATCTATCGACGCGATTATCGGTTTGA
- the LOC110890824 gene encoding trihelix transcription factor ASIL1, producing the protein MTTSWSNDETVALINTYRDKWYSLRRSKLRATDWQEVADAVVGHCTGNPPKTSVQCQHKMEKLRKRYRAELQNVGDFNYSKSLHKYSSSWIYFKLMYCLESGDYCSDPSVNRVNRNKQDIPLYDLHCNGIKHGVTLPLNKRYHGGSTGSRISHKKVSSLDNDFSPPTGGKYGPRKNRSGQNGLGGVYSEKVSSLDDFPSPIGGKYESGGVYSGGGKRKDEGEGVEGSDGGDVMDEMTCAIERLGDGFEKMERVKMDMTRELESLRMKMERKRAEMVIETQRKVWDLSVEMVMEKEKKNKKIKGMGIPGL; encoded by the coding sequence aTGACCACCTCCTGGTCCAACGACGAGACAGTCGCCTTAATCAACACATACCGTGACAAATGGTATTCTCTCCGGCGAAGTAAACTACGCGCCACCGACTGGCAAGAAGTCGCCGACGCCGTCGTCGGTCACTGTACCGGCAACCCACCCAAAACCTCCGTCCAGTGCCAGCACAAGATGGAGAAGCTCCGCAAACGTTACCGTGCAGAGCTTCAAAATGTTGGAGATTTTAACTACTCGAAGTCATTACATAAATATTCATCCTCTTGGATTTATTTTAAGTTAATGTATTGTTTGGAGTCTGGTGATTATTGTTCCGATCCATCCGTGAACCGGGTGAATCGGAACAAACAGGATATTCCGTTATATGACTTACATTGTAATGGAATAAAACATGGAGTCACCCTACCGTTAAATAAACGGTATCATGGTGGTTCGACCGGGTCCCGGATTAGTCATAAGAAAGTGTCATCATTGGATAATGATTTTTCTCCGCCTACTGGTGGGAAATATGGGCCGCGTAAAAATCGgtcgggtcaaaatgggttgggTGGGGTCTATAGTGAGAAAGTGTCATCATTGGATGATTTTCCTTCGCCTATTGGTGGGAAATATGAGTCGGGTGGGGTTTATAGCGGAGGGGGGAAGAGGAAGGATGAGGGGGAGGGTGTGGAGGGGAGTGATGGTGGTGATGTGATGGATGAGATGACGTGCGCGATAGAGAGATTGGGGGACGGGTTTGAGAAGATGGAGAGGGTGAAGATGGATATGACGAGAGAGCTTGAATCTTTGCGGATGAAAATGGAGAGGAAGCGAGCGGAGATGGTTATTGAAACACAACGGAAGGTTTGGGATTTGTCAGTGGAGATGGTTATGGAGAAGGAGAAGAAGAATAAGAAGATTAAGGGAATGGGTATACCAGGATTGTGA